Proteins encoded by one window of Erwinia pyrifoliae DSM 12163:
- a CDS encoding DEAD/DEAH family ATP-dependent RNA helicase: MTDIQTTFAELGLNADLLESLNGMGYVKPSPIQAECIPHLLAGRDVLGMAQTGSGKTAAFSLPLLHNIDPTVKAPQILVLAPTRELAVQVAEAVTDFSKHMRGLNVVALYGGQRYDVQLRALRQGPQVVVGTPGRLLDHLKRGTLDLSNLRGLVLDEADEMLRMGFIEDVETIMAQIPDGHQTALFSATMPEAIRRITKRFMKDPQEVRIQSSLTTRPDISQSYWTAYGRKTDALTRFLEAEDFDAAIIFVRTKNATLEVAEALERNGYNSAALNGDMNQALREQTLERLKDGRLDILIATDVAARGLDVERISLVVNYDIPMDAESYVHRIGRTGRAGRAGRALLFVENRERRLLRNIERTMKLTIPEVELPNAELLGQRRLAKFAAKVQQQLESSDLEQYRALLSKMQPEDELDIETLAAALLKMAQGERPLIVPADAPQRPRREFRDRDDRRDDRRGDRPDRGPREARGEARDGDRPRRERRDVGDMEVYRIEVGRDDGVEVRHIVGAIANEGDISSRYIGNIKLFGTHSTIELPKGMPGDVLQHFTRTRILNKPMNMQLIGDAQPRSNVGGGERRPGGPARGGFGAGAGREGGRGGEAGGRRFSSERGGERRPAGNRGPRREEGGSAPARRRDA, translated from the coding sequence CTGCTGGCAGGCCGTGACGTGTTAGGTATGGCGCAGACCGGAAGTGGCAAAACTGCAGCCTTCTCGCTGCCACTGTTACATAACATTGACCCTACTGTTAAAGCGCCGCAAATTCTGGTGCTGGCACCAACCCGCGAACTGGCGGTTCAGGTTGCTGAAGCCGTTACGGACTTTTCTAAACATATGCGTGGTCTGAACGTTGTTGCCCTTTACGGCGGCCAGCGTTATGACGTTCAGCTGCGCGCTCTGCGCCAGGGGCCACAGGTTGTTGTCGGCACCCCGGGTCGCCTGCTTGACCACCTGAAACGCGGCACGTTAGACCTGTCTAACCTGCGCGGTCTGGTGCTGGATGAAGCCGATGAAATGCTGCGTATGGGCTTTATCGAAGACGTTGAAACGATTATGGCGCAGATCCCAGACGGTCACCAGACCGCGCTGTTCTCTGCCACAATGCCAGAGGCGATTCGCCGTATTACTAAACGCTTTATGAAGGATCCGCAGGAAGTGCGTATCCAGTCAAGCCTTACCACGCGCCCGGACATCAGCCAGAGTTACTGGACGGCTTACGGCCGTAAAACGGATGCGCTGACCCGCTTCCTGGAAGCAGAAGACTTTGATGCAGCGATCATCTTTGTGCGTACCAAAAATGCCACGCTGGAAGTTGCCGAAGCGCTTGAGCGTAACGGTTATAACAGCGCCGCGCTTAACGGTGACATGAACCAGGCTCTGCGTGAGCAGACGCTGGAGCGTCTGAAAGATGGCCGTCTGGATATTTTGATCGCCACCGACGTTGCTGCCCGTGGTCTGGACGTTGAACGTATCAGCCTGGTGGTTAACTACGACATCCCGATGGATGCAGAATCTTACGTGCACCGTATCGGTCGTACCGGCCGTGCTGGTCGTGCTGGCCGCGCACTGCTGTTCGTTGAGAACCGTGAGCGTCGCCTGCTGCGTAACATTGAACGCACCATGAAGCTGACCATTCCTGAAGTGGAGCTGCCAAACGCAGAACTGCTGGGTCAGCGTCGTCTGGCTAAGTTCGCCGCGAAAGTTCAGCAGCAGCTGGAAAGCAGCGATCTGGAACAGTACCGTGCGCTGCTGTCTAAGATGCAGCCGGAAGACGAACTGGATATCGAAACTCTGGCCGCCGCTCTGCTGAAAATGGCTCAGGGCGAACGTCCACTGATCGTTCCTGCTGATGCGCCGCAGCGTCCGCGTCGCGAATTCCGCGATCGTGATGACCGTCGTGACGATCGTCGCGGTGACCGTCCGGATCGTGGCCCACGCGAAGCGCGTGGCGAAGCGCGCGATGGCGACCGTCCACGTCGTGAACGTCGTGACGTTGGCGATATGGAAGTGTACCGCATTGAAGTGGGCCGTGATGATGGTGTTGAAGTTCGTCACATCGTTGGCGCTATCGCTAACGAAGGCGATATCAGCAGCCGTTACATCGGTAATATCAAGCTGTTTGGTACTCACTCAACCATCGAACTGCCAAAAGGCATGCCGGGCGATGTGCTGCAACACTTTACCCGCACGCGTATTCTCAACAAGCCGATGAATATGCAGCTGATTGGTGATGCACAGCCACGTAGCAACGTCGGTGGTGGTGAGCGCCGCCCTGGCGGTCCTGCGCGCGGTGGTTTCGGCGCCGGTGCCGGTCGTGAAGGCGGTCGCGGTGGTGAAGCTGGCGGTCGTCGTTTCAGCAGCGAACGCGGCGGTGAGCGTCGTCCAGCGGGCAACCGTGGTCCACGTCGTGAAGAAGGCGGTAGCGCACCCGCGCGTCGTCGTGATGCATAA
- a CDS encoding luciferase-like monooxygenase gives MSEKQTVPLSLLDLAPIPLGATASDAFRTSLALAQQAEKLGYHRYWLAEHHNMTGIASAATSVLIGYLAANTQRLRLGSGGVMLPNHAPLVIAEQFGTLESLYPGRIDLGLGRAPGSDQQTMMALRRHNNVREDNFPADVAQLINWFDAAGEVSPPVQPVPGKGLSIPVWLLGSSLYSAQLAAQLGLPFAFASHFAPEMLLQALRVYREKFKPSVRLEKPYAVVCVNVVAADSESEARFLFTSMQQQFINLRRGRPGPLPAPVASMDHLWSSAEQYGVQQALSMSIVGDKEKVRHGLAALIRETAADEIMVNGQIFDRTARLSSFELAMQARNML, from the coding sequence ATGTCTGAGAAACAAACAGTACCGCTGTCGCTACTTGACCTTGCCCCCATTCCGCTGGGCGCGACGGCGAGTGACGCATTCCGTACTTCGCTGGCGCTGGCGCAGCAGGCTGAAAAACTCGGTTACCATCGCTACTGGCTGGCCGAGCATCACAATATGACGGGCATTGCCAGCGCAGCGACCTCCGTGCTAATCGGCTATCTGGCAGCCAATACGCAACGCCTGCGCCTCGGTTCGGGTGGGGTTATGCTGCCTAATCATGCCCCGCTGGTGATTGCCGAACAGTTTGGTACCCTCGAATCGCTCTATCCCGGTCGTATCGATCTGGGGCTTGGCCGCGCGCCAGGCTCCGATCAGCAGACAATGATGGCGTTGCGACGCCATAACAACGTGCGGGAAGATAACTTTCCTGCAGACGTGGCTCAGTTGATTAACTGGTTTGATGCAGCAGGAGAGGTCAGCCCGCCAGTGCAACCCGTGCCGGGCAAGGGATTATCTATTCCGGTCTGGCTACTTGGCTCCAGTTTATACAGCGCGCAGCTGGCAGCGCAGCTGGGGCTGCCATTTGCTTTCGCCTCACACTTTGCCCCAGAGATGCTGTTACAGGCGCTACGTGTCTATCGCGAGAAATTTAAGCCTTCCGTCCGGCTGGAGAAGCCTTATGCCGTGGTGTGCGTCAACGTGGTGGCTGCCGACAGCGAAAGCGAAGCGCGCTTCCTGTTTACCTCAATGCAGCAACAGTTTATCAACCTGCGTCGCGGCAGGCCTGGCCCCTTACCCGCACCGGTGGCCAGCATGGATCATTTGTGGTCATCAGCAGAGCAATATGGTGTGCAGCAGGCATTAAGTATGTCGATAGTCGGCGACAAAGAAAAAGTACGTCACGGACTGGCGGCGCTGATCCGGGAGACGGCGGCGGATGAGATCATGGTTAACGGCCAAATTTTTGACAGAACTGCGCGCCTCTCTTCCTTTGAGCTGGCGATGCAGGCACGCAACATGCTTTGA